The genomic window GCGTGTGAATGGAAGCGCTCTTCCTCTTTGCGTCCAGCTAAAGAGGCACTTCTGCTCTCAGTGGCGGACCCGGCGGAGGATTAAGGCTTCACACACTTCCACATATTCACCAGTTGCCATGGAGCCTCACGCCGCAGCGGTGGGCTGCGTGAACATGGGCAGTCTGACCAGCACCTTGCCCGTGATCCCCTACCAGAAACTGACGGACCTGTACTACCTGAGCAGAGGGGGCTTCGGCACCGTGTTCAAGGCTCAGCACTCGGACTGGAGGACCACCGTGGCCATCAAGTGCCTGAAGCTCGACTCTCCTGTAGGAGAAAGGTACCTGCATCGAGATCGTAGAGCTCAAGAGACCGTAGAGGCCACTGTACAATGAAAGGAAGgaaatgatcatttaaatgcGTTACACACTTTACCAGAAACTTAGGCTCTGCTGTTACTGTAACATTTACAAGAAATCAACTGTACAGGCACAGACTGTGGGCTCATGTTAGTTTAGACCGGTATATTTAAACGTGTTCACAGTAGAGCAGGATGATGTGGCCTAAGATCAAATAAGATAAATATTTTCAATATCAGTCTACATCGATAATTATAATGATGAATCTCATATATTATTCATCATATTATTTGTAGTTTAAAGCCTGATtttgtgaaggttgtggttgTAACCTTCACAAAGAAAAGTTTAGAACCACAACCCTAGCTGTGGCGCGAAAACCAGTCTTTAAACATAAAATGATtcataatgtgacatttattgtgaaagtGATCGATATCGACTGTGGGAAAATATTAATCTTGATATACTTTTTGGCATATCTCCCAGCCCTAGGTTAGAATCCAGTTGACATCACTTCATTCCTCATTCCTGCAGCTCAGGTGATAGTTAACTTGCTCTAGGCGGAGGAGTTCCTCTTTGGACGAGCTGCAGGGTTTTATATTTAGATCACATTAACAGTCTGCTGTACTCCTGGTTCAAGAGAAACTCATTTACATCTAAACAATATTTAAAGGAGCACCACATCCCGTATTCCATTGTGAGGTAATGTTAAGACAGGGAATGACAGGGAAATAACTCTGTATGACTATTTGCTGAATTTCAATGAGAGCACAGTGTGATATATGATTCAATAATATTATAATCTTACTCATTTACATAGACCAAGTAATGGAGCACAACCTGTTCACACTAACAAATTGAAAGTGTTTTACATATAAATAGTTTGGCCTCTTGCTTTACATGGGAGTAGGATAGAGGTCAAGTATCCAGCTTAATATTGTGATAATGATTTCCCCAAGCATACCTCTTTATCCACAACACTACACGTCATCACTGTTTTGATATTTTCCTCACTTGACTGACTCTATCGCTGGCTATGTCTCAGAGAGAGGAACTGCCTGCTGAAGGAGGCCGAGGTGCTCCACAAAGCCAGATTCAACTACATCATCCAGATCTTTGGCATCTGCAACGAGCCGGAGTTCTTCTGCATAGTCACAGAGTTCATGAGCAATGGTTCTCTGGACCAGCTGCTCCACGAGGTAACTATATGCACCCCAAGTCTGAGACCATCACGGCTTCCTCTTTCATTCAGTAAAGAAGAACAAATATGTAACATGTCACAAGCAAACAGTGGTGTGATCTTCCTTGCAGTGTTAAACATTGAGACACTGACAGTTCTTGTCTTTCCACATTTGTTTCTTGAACGTCTGAAGAGAGAGACTCTTTGTTGCTTTTGGCAAACtatatctctctgtctcttttactGTATATCTCACTCATCGTGAACATGAATGATGTAGCTTTCCTGCTTGTGAAATAGCAAGCAAAAGTGAAACCTCATTTACTTACAGTCTCTTACTAACAGGGGAATAAATGTGAAGAGAGCAGACCTAGTTAAGGGAAATTCCCATGTGTTGTAGTGAACATTCTGAGTGTCATCTTTGTTTCATCAGCCCAGAAAATATTGTTTCTCAATCTGAAATTCCATTAACTAAGGGAGGGGCAATACAACAATATCGATTATTTTCTCAATGTAATTGATATCAATAGCAATATGCAATAGGTTTATTATTTATCGATGTAATGTTTATGCATCGTACAAACACAGTGATGAGGTATAGCACACAATTGATCTACCTCAGactgagaaaatattttctgtgtaaCAAGTGTTTGTTATTCTCTGCCCATAAAGAAGAATTTAGGACCACACCCTTCATTATGGAGcagttttaatataatttttacTTTCACTAATGAGATGTTTTTGTCTGAACACTCATTTCCACACAAGATCCCTGGGGCTAACCAGAGTGACCACAGAGTTGTTGGTCACTTCTCttaaacgtgacaataaaagtatatcttcttcttcttaccaAGGCCCTTCTTCACCGATTGAGTAGTTAGTCAGGGTGGCTAGTCTCGACATCTCTTCCCCATTTTAGAATATTGGAGCCCGCTCTGGCTCTTGGGTAACTTAAATGATCTGTGCTTGATACAATCCTGTCTCTGAGCTCTGCTGCCACTTCCTTTGACTTTATGGCTTGGAGTTTTGCTCTGATATATCATCAGTGTGACACTATACAGACAGATGTGTACATTTCCAAATAATGTTCAAGCTGACAAAATCATGGTAGAGAAACACCTCAAAGAGAAGTAGGGGGAGAGCTTTTAAGTGTCCGAAAACATATGTGATGTTCTCATATTTTGTTTTGGACAAATCTGCAAAAAATTGTAGATTAATGAGGGGGATcgattttttgttgttttatatctGCTCTGTTGTGTTTCCCTACAGAAAGACACATACCCTGATCTCGCCTGGCCTTTACGACTGAGGATCCTGTATGAAATCGCACTTGGGGTTAACTTCCTTCACAACATGAACCCACCCCTCCTACATCATGACTTAAAGACGCAGAACATACTGCTGGATGGTGAATTTCATgtcaaggtgtgtgtgagttaacTACAACAACATTCAGAGGCAAAGGATGGCTTCATTTTAATTGCTCCTGTGATCACAATTCATGTTTAACTGCATAACAATTTCCTTAGTTTTGCTTCAGGAAAGATTTAATTGTAAAGAAATGATATTTAAGGACCTTAACCTTGAGTTTGTCAATGTTTTATGAAGTAATTTATTCAGCAACTGGATAAATGAGTGACCAAACATGATAGAACAAAGTAAATAGTGTTTTAGTTTGGATTAAGTTTCATGGTTCTGTCATGTAAGTCCCATTTCATTTGGTTTTGGACTTCTTTAGATTGTGTTTAAAAACTCTGATTAGAACTGACTCACTCGATTGATTAGTCAATCAACAGAAATGGTTCTGGTTATTATTTGAGTGAAACAAAAGCCccacatttttctgtttgaaggctcaaggacagacagagatttctagATTTGGTAGTAAGATGAAAGAAATTCTTAGTGGCGGACctattttttaataactgaaGCCCACATGCACCTTGCAGAAAAAGTGCTGATTCAAATAAAAGCAATGTTAAAACATGTCTTGTAAAAGTGATATATGTGGTAACTTTCTGCAATTGTTCTGTCCAGATTGCAGACTTTGGCCTTTCAAAATGGCGCCAGCTCTCTGTCAGTAAAGGCTCAGGGTCCAAGCCCACAGAGATGGGTGGCACAGTAATCTACATGCCCCCGGAGAAGTACGAACCATCCAAGAGCCGCCGTGCCGATGTGAAACATGACATGTACAGGTGACACAACAAATCCCAATAACGCGTGATTAGAAAAAGATTGGAAATTAGAATGGACAACAATAATTTCTCCCTGAATCTGGTTATTGACATCCATatcattagttttatttaaaaatgtttgatgtACAAGatgttcaaatgttaaaaatttGAAAATTGAGCTcttgaaaactttttttcaatagagtaaatatttgtcaaacattttcctgcttgGAACGGTGAGATGATGTGCCAAACATTGGATTGGATTCTTTGCTtatcaaaacacaacaatgcaGTGACATCTGCCAAAGGCTAAATTGGTCGATTGCACAATCAGCTGGTTAAATTGGGAGGTGGGAGGGAGATGAAAAGTAGATTCATTAAAAGACCCATTTGAACCGTGCAACAGCTCAGTCAGTCACCACTCTTCCTCAAAGCAGCCTTTCTCATTAGCTCATTGTAAAATCCCTCACATCTGAAGGGGAAAACCAGTATTCATACGACACAACCCTGATTTTCCCTGACTGTCTCTTGATTTTTACATTACAGCTATGCCATCATCATGTGGGAGGTGTTGTCTCGGCAGATACCATTCGAGggtaacacatttttattaaatcacacttgaggttttttgttttcaaattattttatatatccaTGTTTGATTTGTCACCCTCTTATGAAGTTTACTTTATGTGTGTTCAGAAGTGACAAACCCAATGCAGATCATGTTTAGTGTGCTGCGTGGTATGCGTCCAGATACAAGTCTAGACAGCCTGCCCGCTGGCATCCCCAGCAGAGGGACCCTCATCAGTTTAATGACCTGCGGCTGGACCAGCAACCCTGACGAACGACCGTCCTTCCTGAGTAAGTTCAGGCAACAACTCAACTGCAGGAACTCATTTCTGGCAGAATATTGCAAATTCATCATTAAAGATATAATAcgtaacaattcttcattacaattgttttaaataactaaatatatattttattgacttGTGTACTTGCATTATCCAatatgtttccaacaatgttgaAACCCAGAGAAAATTTATTTGaggcttttacttttgttttatctgtgcTTTTGCCCTGTCTTTGTAGTAGTTTCCAGGGCAAATTACAGTTGatgaaggaaacacacactgttagCCAGTTAGCCGTAGTTTCTTCCTTCCACTCTTCATATTTATTAGTTGCTGTTCTCTGTGAACACGATTTTCACAGTTTTGGAAGTCTGTTCATGTTGAGTAACAGACCTATCCCTCTAGTGAAGAATTTTACCCTGACGAAGTTCTGACTAATAATCAGCTTCCTGTCACATGAAGTTCTCTCCCAGCATTTGTTCAAACTGCAGGTATTCATATTAAGTCCAGAACCAAACCAACTCCTTTTTATGAGCTGCATGATAATCAGAACATGCTGCAGATTTATGAACTTACAGTTGTTTTACAAAATGGTTTGATGACTATACAGCTTTCTATCAATAAAAGTAGCCTAAAGAAAAGTGAAGTATCAGGTTTCTGACCTCTCCCCCAGCTAACAGAGCTTTATTTTTCACCACAGAGTGTTTGATTGAGCTGGAGCCCATGGTAAGAAACTTTGACGAAATCGACTTCTTAGAAGCCGTGCTGCAGatccagaggtcaaaggtcagtcaCAATCTTTTTTGAAGGTGTTTATGCCTGTACTAGAGAGCTGACAGTCTACAACCAAAAGCAACAATCAAGCTGGGGACACTGTGGTTCATTGTCAACACTTAGGCTGTCTGATTCACTGTGGTGTAGCTAATGGAAGATGATGGATACGTGAGTGTGGAGAGTGgagtttagtttgaaaacaaacagaatggGGACATTGGTAATGTAGCTAATGTAATTAGAAAGATGGGCATTATATTAAAAGTACAGCCCAACTGAATTCTGTTATTTATTGTATATTAGAGCATAAAAATGTCTGATAAAtcgatatatacatataataatttggttttttttaattgatagaTGTTGTTGtcaaaatgtaattgaggcttgatattttatagattaaccttaaattaaattattaattaaaaacgaaatacaaatacaaccaaatatatggaatttgaattaacaaaaaaacaaaagtcataaaatttaaACTAAATGCACATttgctgtaaatgtgtgtgactTAGTGTGAAACGGAACATGTGTGGtaggttatttaaaaaaaaaaagacttgtttCCTCTTCTGTCGTGTCTCAATGGTATTGGCTGATATGAGTGTGACTAAATTTAAGTTAAGGGAATGTCCcattacaaaaacacatgcagcagCAAACTAAAGCTGGATATCCAATGTGTTTGCATGaataaaaacttgaaattaACTGGTGTGTAATCTAGGGCAGATTGCTATGTTTTAAGAGAAGGGGACAGGTCAAAAATTACATATCCTTCCTCTTTTcggttttggtttgtgtgtgtgtgtgtgtgtgtgtgtgtgtgtgtgtgtgtgtgtgtgtgtgtgtgtgtgtgtgtgtgtgtgtgtgtgtgtgtgtgtgtgtgtgtgtgtgtgtgtgtgtgtgtgtgtgtgtgtgtgtgtgtctgtgtctccagttaaaagatgtttaaagaaaaCTATTATTTGTAGGTTGAAGTTTGATGAAGTTCTGAGGTTGAAAGGaacgagaaagaaaaaaggggaagtGTTTGAGGTTCAATAGTTGATTTGAAAATGGGTCATGTGTTGTctgggaaatcaatgaaaatgttgaaaaacattgTATCTCACaatgtagatatatatatattttagtccTGATTCTGGTTTATACAGTTTAGCACATTATTCACATTTGATCGTTGCACACTGTCAGTTTGACTCATTCTCTTATTCCCCTCTTACTCACTCCACAGTTAAGGCAGAGGTCAGGCTGCTGTTCGGCTCAGTCAGTGTGTGagaagaggagtgaggagggatCCCTGTCCACGCTGAAGAGCAGGCCCGGCCCCTGGCCAGTCAGTAACCACTAATTCTTACCTATGTTCAGCATATGCTGTGAGGAATACATACAATGGGCTGTTAAACTAATATGACTGTAGAAATCTCAAAATTAAAGTGTAaattttgtgtttattaatgtgtgtgtggaacttAAATATCAGTGGCTGATCTGTCACAGGAGAGCTCAGGCTCAGGCTCAGGCTCAGGCTCCGGCTCCTCTTCATCTCAGGACACAGACATATCTCTACCAGGTGCTCTCACCAGCAACAGTACTGCAGAGTCTAAAGGTAATGACAACATTACATGTGTGTTATGTTTAAACATATGTTTCAATCAGCATATTTTTTGATTATGTAGTTAAGCTGC from Paralichthys olivaceus isolate ysfri-2021 chromosome 16, ASM2471397v2, whole genome shotgun sequence includes these protein-coding regions:
- the LOC109639366 gene encoding receptor-interacting serine/threonine-protein kinase 2 isoform X1, whose product is MEPHAAAVGCVNMGSLTSTLPVIPYQKLTDLYYLSRGGFGTVFKAQHSDWRTTVAIKCLKLDSPVGERERNCLLKEAEVLHKARFNYIIQIFGICNEPEFFCIVTEFMSNGSLDQLLHEKDTYPDLAWPLRLRILYEIALGVNFLHNMNPPLLHHDLKTQNILLDGEFHVKIADFGLSKWRQLSVSKGSGSKPTEMGGTVIYMPPEKYEPSKSRRADVKHDMYSYAIIMWEVLSRQIPFEEVTNPMQIMFSVLRGMRPDTSLDSLPAGIPSRGTLISLMTCGWTSNPDERPSFLKCLIELEPMVRNFDEIDFLEAVLQIQRSKLRQRSGCCSAQSVCEKRSEEGSLSTLKSRPGPWPESSGSGSGSGSGSSSSQDTDISLPGALTSNSTAESKDNFRSSFLAHTLEPPESLKDSSQVNNLNTYQTARTLNDLNIPIKPGLPITECETQLDDLTLKPQPQQQAADHFPTPQHSPTSLGPITQWIATKREEIVSQMTEACLNQCLDALLSRSMLMQEDYELVKNQPTRTAKVRQLLDNCHRHNEDFCRIIVRKLHDNKQMGLQPYPPEISSQTTALVPSAPPLSIPYRRNI
- the LOC109639366 gene encoding receptor-interacting serine/threonine-protein kinase 2 isoform X4, with amino-acid sequence MEPHAAAVGCVNMGSLTSTLPVIPYQKLTDLYYLSRGGFGTVFKAQHSDWRTTVAIKCLKLDSPVGERERNCLLKEAEVLHKARFNYIIQIFGICNEPEFFCIVTEFMSNGSLDQLLHEKDTYPDLAWPLRLRILYEIALGVNFLHNMNPPLLHHDLKTQNILLDGEFHVKIADFGLSKWRQLSVSKGSGSKPTEMGGTVIYMPPEKYEPSKSRRADVKHDMYSYAIIMWEVLSRQIPFEEVTNPMQIMFSVLRGMRPDTSLDSLPAGIPSRGTLISLMTCGWTSNPDERPSFLKCLIELEPMVRNFDEIDFLEAVLQIQRSKLRQRSGCCSAQSVCEKRSEEGSLSTLKSRPGPWPVSSGSGSGSSSSQDTDISLPGALTSNSTAESKDNFRSSFLAHTLEPPESLKDSSQVNNLNTYQTARTLNDLNIPIKPGLPITECETQLDDLTLKPQPQQQADHFPTPQHSPTSLGPITQWIATKREEIVSQMTEACLNQCLDALLSRSMLMQEDYELVKNQPTRTAKVRQLLDNCHRHNEDFCRIIVRKLHDNKQMGLQPYPPEISSQTTALVPSAPPLSIPYRRNI
- the LOC109639366 gene encoding receptor-interacting serine/threonine-protein kinase 2 isoform X3; translated protein: MEPHAAAVGCVNMGSLTSTLPVIPYQKLTDLYYLSRGGFGTVFKAQHSDWRTTVAIKCLKLDSPVGERERNCLLKEAEVLHKARFNYIIQIFGICNEPEFFCIVTEFMSNGSLDQLLHEKDTYPDLAWPLRLRILYEIALGVNFLHNMNPPLLHHDLKTQNILLDGEFHVKIADFGLSKWRQLSVSKGSGSKPTEMGGTVIYMPPEKYEPSKSRRADVKHDMYSYAIIMWEVLSRQIPFEEVTNPMQIMFSVLRGMRPDTSLDSLPAGIPSRGTLISLMTCGWTSNPDERPSFLKCLIELEPMVRNFDEIDFLEAVLQIQRSKLRQRSGCCSAQSVCEKRSEEGSLSTLKSRPGPWPVSSGSGSGSSSSQDTDISLPGALTSNSTAESKDNFRSSFLAHTLEPPESLKDSSQVNNLNTYQTARTLNDLNIPIKPGLPITECETQLDDLTLKPQPQQQAADHFPTPQHSPTSLGPITQWIATKREEIVSQMTEACLNQCLDALLSRSMLMQEDYELVKNQPTRTAKVRQLLDNCHRHNEDFCRIIVRKLHDNKQMGLQPYPPEISSQTTALVPSAPPLSIPYRRNI
- the LOC109639366 gene encoding receptor-interacting serine/threonine-protein kinase 2 isoform X2; this encodes MEPHAAAVGCVNMGSLTSTLPVIPYQKLTDLYYLSRGGFGTVFKAQHSDWRTTVAIKCLKLDSPVGERERNCLLKEAEVLHKARFNYIIQIFGICNEPEFFCIVTEFMSNGSLDQLLHEKDTYPDLAWPLRLRILYEIALGVNFLHNMNPPLLHHDLKTQNILLDGEFHVKIADFGLSKWRQLSVSKGSGSKPTEMGGTVIYMPPEKYEPSKSRRADVKHDMYSYAIIMWEVLSRQIPFEEVTNPMQIMFSVLRGMRPDTSLDSLPAGIPSRGTLISLMTCGWTSNPDERPSFLKCLIELEPMVRNFDEIDFLEAVLQIQRSKLRQRSGCCSAQSVCEKRSEEGSLSTLKSRPGPWPESSGSGSGSGSGSSSSQDTDISLPGALTSNSTAESKDNFRSSFLAHTLEPPESLKDSSQVNNLNTYQTARTLNDLNIPIKPGLPITECETQLDDLTLKPQPQQQADHFPTPQHSPTSLGPITQWIATKREEIVSQMTEACLNQCLDALLSRSMLMQEDYELVKNQPTRTAKVRQLLDNCHRHNEDFCRIIVRKLHDNKQMGLQPYPPEISSQTTALVPSAPPLSIPYRRNI
- the LOC109639366 gene encoding receptor-interacting serine/threonine-protein kinase 2 isoform X5 gives rise to the protein MEPHAAAVGCVNMGSLTSTLPVIPYQKLTDLYYLSRGGFGTVFKAQHSDWRTTVAIKCLKLDSPVGERERNCLLKEAEVLHKARFNYIIQIFGICNEPEFFCIVTEFMSNGSLDQLLHEKDTYPDLAWPLRLRILYEIALGVNFLHNMNPPLLHHDLKTQNILLDGEFHVKIADFGLSKWRQLSVSKGSGSKPTEMGGTVIYMPPEKYEPSKSRRADVKHDMYSYAIIMWEVLSRQIPFEDTSLDSLPAGIPSRGTLISLMTCGWTSNPDERPSFLKCLIELEPMVRNFDEIDFLEAVLQIQRSKLRQRSGCCSAQSVCEKRSEEGSLSTLKSRPGPWPESSGSGSGSGSGSSSSQDTDISLPGALTSNSTAESKDNFRSSFLAHTLEPPESLKDSSQVNNLNTYQTARTLNDLNIPIKPGLPITECETQLDDLTLKPQPQQQAADHFPTPQHSPTSLGPITQWIATKREEIVSQMTEACLNQCLDALLSRSMLMQEDYELVKNQPTRTAKVRQLLDNCHRHNEDFCRIIVRKLHDNKQMGLQPYPPEISSQTTALVPSAPPLSIPYRRNI
- the LOC109639366 gene encoding receptor-interacting serine/threonine-protein kinase 2 isoform X6, yielding MEPHAAAVGCVNMGSLTSTLPVIPYQKLTDLYYLSRGGFGTVFKAQHSDWRTTVAIKCLKLDSPVGERERNCLLKEAEVLHKARFNYIIQIFGICNEPEFFCIVTEFMSNGSLDQLLHEKDTYPDLAWPLRLRILYEIALGVNFLHNMNPPLLHHDLKTQNILLDGEFHVKIADFGLSKWRQLSVSKGSGSKPTEMGGTVIYMPPEKYEPSKSRRADVKHDMYSYAIIMWEVLSRQIPFEDTSLDSLPAGIPSRGTLISLMTCGWTSNPDERPSFLKCLIELEPMVRNFDEIDFLEAVLQIQRSKLRQRSGCCSAQSVCEKRSEEGSLSTLKSRPGPWPESSGSGSGSGSGSSSSQDTDISLPGALTSNSTAESKDNFRSSFLAHTLEPPESLKDSSQVNNLNTYQTARTLNDLNIPIKPGLPITECETQLDDLTLKPQPQQQADHFPTPQHSPTSLGPITQWIATKREEIVSQMTEACLNQCLDALLSRSMLMQEDYELVKNQPTRTAKVRQLLDNCHRHNEDFCRIIVRKLHDNKQMGLQPYPPEISSQTTALVPSAPPLSIPYRRNI